The Silene latifolia isolate original U9 population chromosome X, ASM4854445v1, whole genome shotgun sequence genome contains the following window.
gtagagatccatcatggttggtgcttagagagatcatccaagctttggacaaggaaggctatTGTGGGGAAGCTCCCtcattcggatccccaaggatccttcaagtgtggctattggagaggctaaggtatgtagagccttgatgtgaccataattagagcatatttagtccccgaattagccttgtttccatgctttttagtgcatatttgggtcatttattgtctttagtcctttgttttgcatattctttgaggttttgtgtccttggtaggaaagaagtgcaaaccttgcattttcatggcaaaatgaagctaaattgatggaattcaatgaccaagcatcaaagagaagacaagattagaaggcctttgtacatactatagtagatgggcaatgatgagaaaagatccttgtgttaggaattattaatctcattatacaacatattcatatatgttacatttaatttagtcataaaattaaatctagatcttatgcatgcaaacataaataagtatagagaagaaatcgtctttcttactataggagtttcggattaaagggcacaagtaagatctccttcttacttgttcttgagctttccttatatggaagaacaaagattcaagtttagaatccctcccaaagatgaatacccaagataacctcttaaaaactaGTGAATTTTGTAAATAACCCCCATTTATGTTctaatttttacaaataacccccactTATGTCcgtttttacaaattaccaccttaAATATCACTTAATCCCAAAAATTACCACCAAATGTTGATTACGCTAACGACTTTTATAAAACCCGATCTATATACGACATTCCGTCTTAAACTTTTACAATATACCTAAACTACCCTTACCTTATCTATTAACTCCCTCTCCCCCAAACTAACAGCAGCATTCATTTACTCCAAAAATTAAATCGACAAAATCCCCAAATGTgaaaatataaaccctaattgaaTTTCTTCTTCATAACAACTCTTGAATCAACCAAAACAACAACCCGACGCCCAAATCAATTGTTCATCCCTCTCTTTATCACAGGTATTTAACTCATTTACAACTCGAATTTCTTCTGCGTTTTCCCCAACTTAATAcctaatttcaatttcaattgcaTTTTAAATCCAGTAATTTCGGAATTTTTGCTtattttctagggtttacaatGCTAGAAATTGGATGACTATTTAATCTAGTTGATTTTTTAGGGTtcctttaattaatttaagttatCATTTATGCTTATTTTCGTTGCCTTGTCATTGCAACGAAGAGCGTGTGTGGTCACTTTGACACGAATTTGATGGTCTAGAATGTAGCTAAACAATCTGCTCTTTTGCACATTTGGCTTCCATAATGTAAACGCAGGCCATGTTCTGTTGTGAAATGGCTTTATTATTCATAACTCCAGTTGATTTCTGTAGTTATGATTTCAGGTGATTGTAAATGGCGTCAGGAATTAAGGTAGAAAATTATAGTGTTGGAAAATGCAAGTGTGGAGTCCCCGCTGCTATTTGTACATCTTATACACAAAGAAATTATGGGAGGAGGTTTGAGGGATGcaaattttacaaggcaaattccGATATGCGCGGTTGCGGACATTTCAAGTGGATTGATGAAGCAGAAAAGAAATGGGAGAAGGACGTAATCATGGAGATATTAGCATCCAAGAAGAATATGGACAAGGCTTACATAGATTTGGTTAAGAGAAATGAGAAACAAGCAAAGGGTTTGATGATCCTATGTATTGCAATTGTCTGTGGATGTGTTCTTATGTGTATTAGTAAGCTAGGTTAGTTTCTTCTAGGTAGCAATGTAACTTTTGTGTAATGCACTTTGAATGAATGACAACAAtttcatttgcacatttatgttAGTATGGATGTGTGCACCTTCTCAAATTGATGTGATAATTAGAAGTTGTTTGCTGCTATAGTACCAAAGCTTGACAAGGGGAGGACCCTATATATTGTTGTTAGATTTGGTGACATTTTTTTGTCATTGAACCTCACAACAGTAAAGAGTTTCAGGTGACTCTTATTCTGCCATTAGATTTGGTGGCATTTTTTTGTCATTGAACCTCACATTTTTTTGTCAAAGTTGATAAATGTTAGTCAATGGGAGTAATATAAATGATAGGAAGGGGACATGTTATGTAAACATGAGTGATAAAAGAGCACAGATAAATCTGATTTACCACAGAGAACGGTGCTCACCACAATCATGATTGTAAAATGACGGAAGAATATAAACTGCATTCCCAACCCCAGATTCAGCTAACCATTTCAACTCGAAATGCATTAATACGAGCTAGTACATTAACAAttcaacattcaatcaaagaggGTTTTTAACAAAGAGGGTGTAGAAACAGTCATAGCTATGCTGAACATACACCAAATTACTACATAAAAGTGCTAAAATTAAACTGACGATTTTGCTATTACAAATCACACCACCTAATAAATTAAACAAGTCCTATTACATTATATTCATAGTTGAGTTCCTGACTCCACTGTTGGTTGGTTGCCACTCATTTGACTTAGAAATGCTCGGTGTTGAGCCTTGGTTGCTTTCCTCTGTTCCCTTTTGTTCCTTGCAGCCTTCACCCATTCTGAGTTACTAGGAGGTCTACCACCTTTGCTTCTTGTGATGGGGTCAGACAAAGAATTCTTACATCCCTTGATGTTATGTCCTAGTGTACCACACCTACTACACTTGTTGGACTTCTTGACCCTTTTTACTTGTGACCCTTCACCAggttcttttctcctttttttctttgAGGGTCTGCCCGGCATTCTTCTCATCAGTGGTGGGAGAGGCTCCTCTTCGTCGGCTTTCTCCCAGTGTGCTACCCCAGGCATAGGGTCTATTGCAGGTGTGTAGGCTAATAAATATTTGTCCTTTAAATAGGCTTGGTCAACATAATCTTCAGGAACCTGTCTTAGTTCAAGTATACAAGCCATTGCATGAACACAAG
Protein-coding sequences here:
- the LOC141618409 gene encoding uncharacterized protein LOC141618409 yields the protein MASGIKVENYSVGKCKCGVPAAICTSYTQRNYGRRFEGCKFYKANSDMRGCGHFKWIDEAEKKWEKDVIMEILASKKNMDKAYIDLVKRNEKQAKGLMILCIAIVCGCVLMCISKLG